From the genome of Geothrix sp. 21YS21S-4, one region includes:
- a CDS encoding cation diffusion facilitator family transporter, giving the protein MSAASTRAVALALIANGGIAVAKFGVFFVTRSSSLLTEAIHSTADCANQVLLFLGLRGSSRPPNARHPLGHGQAAFVASFLVALLLFTVGGLYSLVEGIHKIRHPEHPHQLGWAVALLLFAIALEGWSLRGALHAAEAERRGRSLLRYLRQSSSTELVVVLAEDMAALLGLVIALAAVLLTLATGNPVWDGIGSVAIGLLLIAVAAFVGAEVASLLLNEAPPLALRGAIRAAADADPGVERVLNLVAVIVGSDRLMVALKVKFHEQPSGGALVDAINALERSLRARFPQIQHLFVEPDEA; this is encoded by the coding sequence ATGTCCGCCGCCTCCACCCGCGCCGTCGCCCTCGCCCTGATCGCCAACGGCGGGATCGCCGTGGCGAAGTTCGGTGTCTTCTTCGTCACGCGCAGTTCCAGCCTGCTCACCGAGGCCATCCATTCCACCGCGGACTGCGCCAACCAGGTGCTGCTGTTCCTGGGCCTCCGCGGGAGCAGCCGGCCCCCCAACGCGAGGCACCCGCTGGGCCACGGCCAGGCGGCCTTCGTCGCCAGCTTCCTGGTGGCCCTGCTGCTGTTCACGGTGGGCGGGCTCTACTCGCTGGTGGAGGGGATCCACAAGATCCGCCACCCGGAGCACCCCCATCAGCTGGGGTGGGCGGTGGCCCTGCTGCTGTTCGCCATCGCCCTGGAGGGCTGGTCCCTGCGCGGGGCGCTCCACGCCGCCGAGGCCGAGCGCCGGGGCCGGTCCCTGCTGCGCTACCTGCGCCAGTCCAGTAGCACCGAGCTGGTGGTGGTTTTGGCGGAGGACATGGCGGCCCTGCTGGGGCTGGTGATCGCCCTGGCGGCGGTTCTCCTGACGCTGGCTACGGGCAATCCCGTGTGGGATGGAATCGGGAGCGTCGCCATCGGGCTGCTGCTCATCGCCGTGGCGGCCTTCGTGGGCGCCGAGGTCGCCAGCCTCCTGCTGAACGAGGCCCCGCCCCTGGCGCTGCGGGGCGCCATCCGCGCCGCCGCGGATGCGGATCCCGGCGTGGAGCGCGTCCTGAACCTGGTGGCGGTGATCGTGGGCAGCGACCGGTTGATGGTGGCCCTCAAGGTGAAGTTCCACGAGCAGCCCAGCGGCGGGGCCCTCGTGGACGCCATCAACGCCCTGGAGCGGAGCCTCCGCGCCCGCTTCCCCCAGATCCAGCACCTGTTCGTGGAGCCCGACGAAGCCTGA
- a CDS encoding folylpolyglutamate synthase/dihydrofolate synthase family protein: protein MGSAGRVHLPRLEARGHLGIKCGLENIRALLEAVGRPDAGYPVVLVAGTNGKGSTGAFLAHMLKAAGLSVGWTTSPHLVDPTERIWLDGAPIDEDTLDRLLGEAFEAEVCADLRATYFELMITAALSAFRAKRVDIAVVEVGLGGRWDATNATEPIVTVLTTVGLDHQQYLGDTREAIAREKLCTARDGRPLVLGPSLDPAWIRPLLPCQPILCPAPRLGPAKLRWDHSEVAGNRVGLAGLHQLDNLATAFEAARQVRAQGFSLPDDRLWAGVAATRWPGRLWAVPGLEDVWLDGAHNPDGARALADHAVACGTRPHLWFGAMGDKDLAGVAAELKRMQPLSLTFVRGEGARYATAEALAAAWGAEAPLLSVPEAAARLREPADAPRLVTGSLYLAGDLLRELGVRPF, encoded by the coding sequence ATGGGCAGCGCGGGTCGGGTCCATCTTCCGCGGCTCGAGGCGCGGGGCCACCTCGGCATCAAGTGCGGCCTGGAGAACATCCGCGCCCTTCTTGAAGCGGTGGGCCGGCCGGACGCGGGCTATCCCGTGGTTCTCGTCGCGGGCACCAACGGGAAGGGGAGCACCGGCGCCTTCCTGGCGCACATGCTGAAGGCCGCGGGCCTCAGCGTGGGCTGGACCACCTCGCCCCACCTGGTGGATCCCACCGAGCGCATCTGGCTGGACGGCGCGCCCATCGACGAAGACACCCTGGACCGCCTCCTGGGCGAGGCCTTCGAGGCCGAAGTCTGCGCGGATCTCCGGGCCACCTACTTCGAGCTGATGATCACCGCGGCCCTCTCCGCCTTCCGAGCGAAGCGCGTGGACATCGCCGTGGTGGAAGTGGGCCTCGGCGGCCGCTGGGACGCCACCAACGCCACCGAGCCGATCGTCACGGTGCTCACCACCGTGGGATTGGATCACCAGCAGTACCTGGGCGACACGCGGGAGGCCATCGCCCGCGAGAAGCTGTGCACGGCCCGCGACGGCCGTCCCCTCGTTCTGGGCCCCTCCCTGGATCCGGCGTGGATCCGGCCGCTCCTTCCCTGCCAGCCCATCCTGTGCCCCGCGCCCCGGCTGGGTCCGGCGAAGCTGCGGTGGGACCACTCGGAGGTGGCGGGGAACCGCGTCGGGCTGGCGGGCCTCCACCAGTTGGACAACCTGGCCACGGCCTTCGAGGCGGCGCGGCAGGTGCGGGCGCAGGGCTTCTCCCTGCCCGATGACCGGCTGTGGGCCGGCGTGGCGGCCACCCGCTGGCCGGGGCGGCTGTGGGCGGTTCCGGGGCTGGAGGACGTGTGGCTGGACGGCGCCCACAACCCCGATGGCGCCCGGGCCCTGGCGGATCACGCCGTGGCCTGCGGGACGCGCCCCCACCTGTGGTTCGGCGCCATGGGCGACAAGGATCTGGCGGGCGTGGCCGCGGAGCTGAAGCGGATGCAGCCCCTGTCCCTCACCTTCGTCCGAGGCGAGGGCGCGCGCTACGCCACGGCCGAGGCCCTGGCCGCCGCCTGGGGCGCAGAGGCGCCCCTGCTGAGCGTTCCCGAAGCCGCGGCCCGGCTGCGGGAACCCGCGGACGCCCCCCGCCTCGTCACGGGATCGCTGTACCTCGCGGGCGACCTGCTGCGGGAACTGGGTGTCCGGCCCTTCTGA
- a CDS encoding indole-3-glycerol-phosphate synthase has product MLKKVAIFKALDVEIKKQRGPVAVKDAYKGHHSLKEELSQPGITILGEVAGGDPGRGQVRESYKASTHAKSLVENGAKALSVATDKFLYYGEDKHLSEVRSQVKVPLLRREFIFEEYQVEESKILGADAIFLMPALLGQERLQALLKFAMSKGLDVVVEVTSESELERAVEAGADIVCAVGRNLDTWEAAWEQAVALVKKVPKSCLKIVEGGIHRLEQIKQMEALGVHGLIVGDALLDDYYPGKRLAQILAGVEPPKKAVKPKGKTGSAADAAQAPQAVPAAKESPSTPRKDAPGVGIQLAKAKPSSRPTPSNPAQKGVKEPPMAELTNMVVPTEPVAAKKPAKKAAPKKPAAKKPAVKKAAAPKKAAAKKPAAKKAAAPKKAAAKKPAAKKAVVKKAAPKKAAAKKPAVKKATPKKAAAKKPVAKKTAVKKAVAPKKAVAKKPAAKKTAVKKAVKKAAPKKATAAKKPAVKKAAPKKAAKK; this is encoded by the coding sequence ATGCTAAAGAAAGTGGCCATCTTCAAGGCCCTGGATGTGGAAATCAAGAAGCAGCGAGGACCCGTGGCGGTCAAGGATGCCTACAAGGGCCACCATTCGTTGAAGGAAGAGCTAAGTCAGCCTGGAATCACCATCTTGGGTGAAGTGGCCGGGGGCGACCCCGGCCGCGGCCAGGTGCGGGAATCCTACAAGGCCTCGACCCATGCCAAGAGCCTGGTCGAGAACGGGGCCAAGGCCCTTTCCGTGGCCACGGACAAGTTCCTGTACTACGGCGAGGACAAGCACCTGTCCGAAGTGCGGAGCCAGGTGAAGGTGCCCCTGCTGCGGCGGGAGTTCATCTTCGAGGAGTACCAGGTCGAGGAGAGCAAGATCCTCGGCGCGGACGCCATCTTCCTGATGCCCGCGCTGCTCGGCCAAGAGCGGCTCCAGGCCCTCCTGAAGTTCGCCATGAGCAAGGGCCTGGACGTGGTGGTGGAAGTCACCTCCGAGTCCGAATTGGAGCGGGCCGTGGAAGCCGGGGCGGACATCGTGTGCGCCGTGGGCCGGAACCTGGACACCTGGGAGGCCGCCTGGGAGCAGGCCGTGGCCCTCGTCAAGAAGGTGCCCAAGAGCTGCCTGAAGATCGTGGAAGGCGGCATCCACCGCCTGGAGCAGATCAAGCAGATGGAGGCCCTGGGCGTCCATGGGCTGATCGTCGGCGACGCGCTCCTCGACGACTACTATCCCGGCAAGCGCCTCGCCCAGATCCTGGCCGGCGTCGAGCCCCCGAAGAAAGCCGTGAAGCCCAAAGGCAAGACCGGCTCTGCCGCCGACGCGGCGCAAGCCCCCCAGGCTGTTCCGGCAGCCAAGGAAAGCCCATCCACCCCGCGGAAGGATGCGCCTGGAGTTGGCATCCAGCTTGCCAAGGCTAAGCCGTCTTCCCGCCCGACCCCTTCCAACCCCGCCCAAAAGGGCGTAAAGGAGCCACCCATGGCTGAACTGACCAACATGGTCGTCCCGACCGAACCCGTCGCCGCGAAGAAGCCGGCGAAGAAGGCCGCGCCGAAAAAGCCCGCGGCGAAGAAGCCGGCCGTGAAGAAGGCCGCCGCCCCCAAGAAGGCTGCCGCGAAGAAGCCGGCCGCCAAGAAGGCCGCCGCCCCCAAGAAGGCCGCCGCGAAGAAGCCGGCTGCCAAGAAGGCCGTCGTGAAGAAGGCCGCTCCGAAGAAGGCCGCCGCGAAGAAGCCGGCCGTGAAGAAGGCTACGCCGAAGAAGGCCGCCGCCAAGAAGCCGGTCGCCAAGAAGACCGCCGTGAAGAAGGCCGTGGCGCCGAAGAAGGCCGTCGCGAAGAAGCCGGCCGCCAAGAAGACCGCTGTGAAGAAGGCCGTGAAGAAGGCCGCGCCGAAGAAGGCCACCGCCGCGAAGAAGCCGGCCGTGAAGAAGGCTGCGCCGAAGAAGGCCGCCAAGAAGTAG
- the fliS gene encoding flagellar export chaperone FliS yields the protein MKGYTAGKATDHYLLQRIQGASPEQMTALLLEGGQRFIKQAQEAMRQRNLADQARHTNRIADIILELKERLNHEDGGEVVQNLIRIYEWWTNEVFDGAQRDQPERLQRVSIQMGEMRETWEELHRRKTVANTPPPDASPREFTV from the coding sequence ATGAAGGGATACACGGCGGGGAAGGCTACGGATCACTACCTTCTTCAGCGCATCCAGGGGGCAAGTCCCGAACAGATGACGGCCCTTCTCCTCGAAGGCGGGCAGCGATTCATCAAGCAGGCCCAGGAAGCCATGCGCCAGAGAAACCTCGCGGACCAAGCGCGGCACACCAACCGCATCGCCGACATCATCCTCGAGCTGAAGGAGCGGCTGAACCACGAGGACGGCGGCGAGGTGGTCCAGAACCTCATCCGCATCTACGAGTGGTGGACGAACGAGGTCTTCGACGGCGCCCAGCGCGACCAGCCCGAACGCCTCCAGCGGGTCTCCATCCAGATGGGCGAGATGCGCGAGACCTGGGAAGAGCTGCACCGCCGGAAGACCGTGGCGAACACCCCTCCGCCGGACGCGTCGCCCCGGGAGTTCACCGTTTGA
- a CDS encoding ParA family protein produces the protein MRARVVALANQKGGVGKTTSAINLAASLAMMEKLVLLVDFDPQGHSTTGLGFPKPDHRAGAYALMKGAPAEALVLSTEVPMMQVIPAGKDLAQLEFELFELPQLQVLRRALAPLMDRFDYILIDPPPSLGMITLNALSAADEVIVPMPCEFFALDGLAELTETLRRIQAGPNPRLKLGGILLTMAEERTNLGAAVAAEVRHAFPGKVFQTMIPRNIRLAEAPSHGKPVAFYDLRSKGAQAYLNLAKEWMGLEVPARREA, from the coding sequence ATGCGCGCCCGGGTGGTGGCTCTCGCGAACCAGAAGGGCGGCGTCGGCAAGACCACGTCGGCCATCAACCTCGCCGCGTCGCTCGCGATGATGGAGAAGCTGGTCCTGCTGGTGGACTTCGATCCCCAGGGACACAGCACCACGGGCCTCGGCTTTCCCAAGCCGGACCACCGCGCGGGCGCCTACGCCCTGATGAAGGGCGCGCCGGCCGAGGCGCTGGTGCTCAGCACCGAAGTGCCCATGATGCAGGTCATCCCCGCCGGCAAGGACCTCGCCCAGCTGGAGTTCGAGCTGTTCGAGCTGCCCCAGCTCCAGGTGCTCCGCCGCGCGCTCGCGCCGCTGATGGATCGCTTCGACTACATCCTGATCGACCCGCCGCCGAGCCTCGGGATGATCACCCTCAACGCCCTGTCCGCGGCGGACGAGGTCATTGTTCCCATGCCCTGCGAGTTCTTCGCGCTGGACGGCCTGGCGGAACTCACGGAGACGCTGCGGCGCATCCAGGCGGGTCCCAATCCCCGGCTCAAGCTGGGCGGCATCCTGCTCACGATGGCGGAGGAGCGCACCAACCTCGGCGCCGCCGTCGCCGCGGAAGTGCGGCACGCCTTCCCCGGCAAGGTGTTCCAGACCATGATCCCCCGGAACATCCGGCTCGCCGAGGCGCCCAGCCACGGCAAGCCGGTGGCCTTCTACGACCTGCGCTCCAAGGGCGCCCAGGCCTACCTCAACCTCGCGAAGGAGTGGATGGGCCTGGAGGTTCCCGCGAGGAGGGAAGCCTGA
- a CDS encoding tetratricopeptide repeat protein, with the protein MGKPAEDRGSLHALLTQAVEDDRAGRTEAAEAGYRAYLAADPGNASAWADLGGLLLMTGRPAEAEGACRQALERAADYVPAKVNLAHALLRLGRGEEAEFFCRGVLAGNPADRDAWIALAEIYRSRRDLARARAALERLRALDPTYGRVDERLADLYFLQRDWDALQALSPPDASDDEIAYARAHWDLRRGRFAEGWAGYELRLRLGRIVQGEALGGAAWKGESFAGKTLLVHWEQGLGDSLMFLRYLPLVKARGGIVLLVVQPQLLDLAATCEGVDLLRPYGAPHPDPDLHVFLMSLPHLLGADEATIPASVPYLRVPETVPNRIALAERLTAAEGKLRVGLVWAGNPLHTKDAERSLPVEVLAPLAALPGVAWFSLQTGREELPSLPGIASLAPLLGTLADTAFALGELDLLITVDTAAAHLAGALGVPTFLLLPFCPDWRWLLDRDDSPWYPSLRLYRQAFPGEWEPVLQQVAAELQAGL; encoded by the coding sequence GTGGGGAAGCCCGCTGAGGATCGCGGAAGCCTTCACGCCCTGCTGACCCAGGCCGTGGAGGACGATCGCGCCGGCCGCACGGAGGCGGCCGAAGCGGGCTACCGCGCCTACCTTGCGGCCGATCCGGGAAATGCCAGCGCCTGGGCGGACCTCGGCGGGCTGCTGCTGATGACGGGCCGCCCTGCGGAGGCGGAGGGCGCCTGCCGCCAAGCGCTGGAGCGGGCCGCTGACTACGTTCCGGCGAAGGTGAACCTGGCCCACGCGCTCCTTCGCCTGGGCCGCGGCGAGGAAGCGGAGTTCTTCTGCCGGGGCGTCCTCGCGGGCAATCCGGCCGACCGGGACGCGTGGATCGCGCTGGCCGAGATCTACCGGAGCCGCCGGGATCTGGCGCGGGCGCGGGCGGCCCTGGAGCGGCTGCGGGCGCTGGATCCCACCTACGGTCGCGTGGACGAGCGGCTGGCGGATCTCTACTTCCTCCAGCGGGACTGGGACGCGCTCCAGGCCCTTTCTCCTCCGGATGCCTCCGACGACGAGATCGCCTACGCCCGGGCCCACTGGGACCTGCGGCGGGGCCGGTTCGCCGAAGGGTGGGCGGGTTACGAGCTCCGCCTCCGCCTCGGCAGGATCGTTCAGGGAGAGGCGCTGGGAGGCGCCGCCTGGAAGGGCGAATCCTTCGCCGGCAAGACGCTGCTCGTGCATTGGGAGCAGGGCCTGGGCGATTCGCTGATGTTCCTCCGCTACCTGCCCCTGGTGAAGGCGCGGGGAGGAATCGTTCTGCTGGTGGTGCAGCCCCAGCTCCTGGATCTCGCGGCCACCTGCGAGGGCGTCGATCTCCTTCGCCCCTACGGCGCGCCGCATCCCGATCCCGACTTGCACGTCTTCCTGATGTCGCTGCCGCACCTACTCGGCGCGGACGAGGCGACCATCCCCGCTTCGGTGCCGTACCTCCGCGTTCCGGAAACCGTTCCGAATCGCATTGCGCTGGCGGAGCGGCTGACGGCGGCGGAAGGAAAACTGCGCGTCGGCCTCGTGTGGGCGGGCAACCCCCTGCATACCAAGGATGCGGAGCGCTCCCTCCCGGTGGAGGTCCTGGCGCCGCTCGCGGCCCTGCCGGGCGTGGCGTGGTTCAGCCTCCAGACGGGGCGCGAGGAGCTTCCCTCGCTGCCCGGCATCGCGTCCCTGGCGCCTCTTCTGGGCACGCTCGCGGACACGGCGTTCGCCCTGGGCGAGCTCGACCTGCTGATCACCGTGGACACCGCCGCGGCCCACCTCGCGGGCGCTCTGGGCGTTCCGACCTTCCTGCTGCTGCCCTTCTGCCCGGACTGGCGGTGGCTGTTGGACCGCGACGACAGCCCCTGGTACCCCAGCCTGCGGCTCTACCGCCAGGCGTTTCCCGGCGAATGGGAACCGGTGCTGCAGCAGGTGGCGGCGGAGCTTCAGGCCGGCTTGTAG
- the eno gene encoding phosphopyruvate hydratase, producing the protein MNLIDRVSALEVLDSRGNPTVLARVHLSDGTVGQALVPSGASTGSREALERRDGDKKRYLGKGVLGAVDAINVELAAALEGMDPFQQAELDELMCDLDGTENKARLGANAILGVSMALADAAARAARMPLYRYLGGASARLLPVPMMNILNGGAHADNNVDIQEFMVLPVGAPNFREALRWGVEIYHALKAVLKDRKLATGVGDEGGFAPNLGSNEEALDLIGEAVKKAGYKLGKDVFLGLDCAASEFHTGKTYALDGAHKSAAQLVEYYQGLVSRHPILSVEDGFAEGDWKGWKAQTDAMGAKTQLVGDDLFVTNPAILAKGIQEGVANAILIKLNQIGTVTETLRAVEMAHKAGYRAIISHRSGETEDSFIADLAVATGAGQIKTGAPCRTDRVAKYNRLLSIEWELGAAARYAGREAFGSRLA; encoded by the coding sequence ATGAATCTGATCGACCGTGTCTCCGCTCTCGAAGTGCTGGACAGCCGGGGGAACCCCACGGTGCTGGCACGGGTCCACCTTTCCGACGGGACGGTCGGGCAGGCCCTGGTCCCCTCGGGCGCATCGACCGGCAGCCGCGAGGCGCTGGAGCGCCGGGACGGCGACAAGAAGCGCTACCTCGGCAAGGGCGTGCTGGGCGCGGTGGACGCCATCAATGTCGAGCTGGCGGCGGCGCTCGAAGGTATGGATCCCTTCCAGCAGGCCGAGCTCGATGAGCTGATGTGCGACCTGGACGGGACCGAGAACAAGGCCCGCCTGGGCGCGAACGCCATCCTGGGCGTGTCCATGGCCCTGGCCGACGCGGCCGCCCGCGCCGCCCGGATGCCGCTGTACCGCTACCTGGGCGGCGCCTCAGCGCGCCTGCTGCCCGTCCCGATGATGAACATCCTCAACGGCGGTGCCCACGCGGACAACAACGTGGACATCCAGGAATTCATGGTGCTGCCCGTGGGCGCCCCGAATTTCCGGGAGGCCCTCCGGTGGGGCGTGGAGATCTACCACGCCCTGAAGGCCGTCCTGAAGGACCGCAAGCTGGCCACGGGCGTGGGGGACGAGGGCGGGTTCGCCCCGAACCTGGGCTCCAACGAGGAGGCCCTCGACCTGATCGGCGAGGCCGTCAAGAAGGCCGGCTACAAGCTCGGGAAGGATGTGTTCCTGGGCCTGGACTGCGCCGCCAGCGAGTTCCACACCGGCAAGACCTACGCCCTCGACGGCGCCCACAAGTCGGCCGCCCAGCTGGTCGAGTACTACCAGGGCCTGGTGTCCCGGCATCCCATCCTGTCCGTCGAAGACGGGTTCGCCGAGGGCGACTGGAAGGGCTGGAAGGCCCAGACGGACGCCATGGGCGCCAAGACCCAGCTCGTGGGCGACGACCTCTTCGTGACCAACCCCGCCATCCTCGCCAAGGGCATCCAGGAGGGCGTGGCCAACGCGATCCTCATCAAGCTGAACCAGATCGGGACGGTCACCGAGACCCTGCGGGCCGTGGAGATGGCCCACAAGGCGGGCTACCGCGCGATCATCAGCCACCGCAGCGGCGAGACCGAGGACAGCTTCATCGCCGACCTCGCCGTGGCCACGGGCGCGGGCCAGATCAAGACCGGCGCCCCCTGCCGGACGGACCGGGTCGCCAAGTACAACCGCCTGCTCTCCATCGAATGGGAACTGGGCGCCGCCGCTCGCTATGCCGGCCGCGAAGCCTTCGGTTCCCGCCTCGCCTAG
- a CDS encoding ParB/RepB/Spo0J family partition protein produces MTTPVKRPALGRGLTSLMSQMAPEDAPQRELPLGSLVPNRAQPRTHFDETALAELAESLKQHGMVQPIVVRKVGEQFEIIAGERRWRAARKAGLAMVPVVVKEVPDDRLLEIALVENIQRQELNPIEEATAYWQLGEHLRLTQEQVADRVGKSRPQVANTLRLLRLPAELKTDVAAGRLSTGHAKVLLGVPDPRLQEQLAHEVVAQQLSVRALEARIQQLQKQVKAKGRKKHPQELFIKAAAEELTQSWGTRVEIKAKGKVGALVMHYGSEGELDRLFEALKHGPAKRR; encoded by the coding sequence ATGACGACGCCCGTGAAGCGCCCGGCCCTCGGCCGGGGCCTGACCTCGCTCATGAGCCAGATGGCGCCCGAGGACGCCCCCCAGCGGGAGCTGCCGCTGGGAAGCCTGGTGCCCAACCGCGCCCAGCCGCGCACCCACTTCGACGAGACGGCCCTCGCCGAGTTGGCGGAGAGCCTCAAGCAGCACGGGATGGTGCAGCCCATCGTCGTCCGCAAGGTGGGCGAGCAGTTCGAGATCATCGCCGGCGAGCGCCGCTGGCGGGCCGCGCGCAAGGCGGGGCTTGCCATGGTTCCGGTGGTGGTGAAGGAGGTCCCCGACGACCGCCTGCTCGAGATCGCCCTGGTGGAGAACATCCAGCGCCAGGAGCTGAATCCCATCGAGGAAGCCACCGCGTACTGGCAGCTGGGCGAGCACCTGCGCCTCACCCAGGAGCAGGTGGCGGACCGCGTGGGCAAGTCGCGGCCGCAGGTGGCGAACACCCTGCGCCTGCTGCGCCTGCCGGCGGAACTGAAGACCGACGTGGCCGCCGGGCGGCTCAGCACGGGGCACGCCAAGGTGCTCCTCGGCGTTCCCGATCCGCGCCTCCAGGAGCAGCTCGCCCACGAGGTGGTGGCCCAGCAGCTCAGCGTGCGCGCGCTGGAAGCCCGCATCCAGCAGCTCCAGAAGCAGGTGAAGGCCAAGGGCCGGAAGAAGCATCCCCAGGAGCTGTTCATCAAGGCCGCCGCCGAGGAGCTGACCCAGTCCTGGGGCACCCGCGTGGAGATCAAGGCCAAGGGCAAGGTCGGCGCCCTGGTGATGCACTACGGCAGCGAAGGGGAGCTGGATCGCCTCTTCGAGGCCCTGAAGCACGGTCCCGCGAAGCGCCGGTAG
- a CDS encoding septum formation initiator family protein yields the protein MNANWLLKSSTVWGALGASGLLSLVALLFSQGGLPELRKREAELATARGRLVELNRHNRELLEEVQRLAAKDPELMEALARRQGYARPGETVYTFRNRER from the coding sequence ATGAACGCCAACTGGCTCCTGAAGTCGTCCACCGTATGGGGCGCGCTGGGAGCCTCGGGGCTGTTGTCCCTGGTGGCGCTCCTCTTCTCCCAGGGCGGGCTGCCGGAACTGCGCAAGCGGGAGGCGGAACTGGCGACCGCCCGCGGACGGCTGGTGGAGCTCAATCGGCACAACCGCGAACTCCTCGAGGAGGTCCAGCGGCTCGCCGCGAAGGATCCCGAACTGATGGAAGCCCTGGCCCGCCGCCAGGGCTACGCCCGCCCCGGCGAGACCGTCTACACCTTCCGCAACCGCGAGCGCTGA
- the accD gene encoding acetyl-CoA carboxylase, carboxyltransferase subunit beta → MSWFVKKRQQKIAVEEKTVRVPEGLWIKCDACKELIYRKELVNTHNVCPKCGYHFRIGVEERLENLMDAGWTGLFGDLRSTDPLGFAATKSYREQLDRLEQAGETEDAVVVVEGTLAGHVVVAAIMNFDFLAASMGSVVGEKLRLGAERALEKGCAYLIVSCSGGARMQEGTLSLMQMAKVSAALAKLDKAGLPYLSILTDPTTGGVSASYAMLGDLNIAEPKALIGFAGPRVIEQTIKQSLPEGFQRSEFLQAHGMVDKVVTRDHLKDFIAACLAWMGPAPRD, encoded by the coding sequence ATGTCCTGGTTCGTGAAGAAGCGCCAACAGAAGATCGCCGTCGAAGAAAAGACCGTCCGCGTTCCCGAAGGCCTGTGGATCAAGTGCGACGCCTGCAAGGAGCTGATCTACCGCAAGGAGCTGGTCAACACCCACAACGTCTGCCCCAAGTGCGGCTACCACTTCCGCATCGGCGTCGAGGAGCGGTTGGAGAACTTGATGGACGCGGGCTGGACCGGCCTGTTCGGCGACCTCCGCAGTACGGATCCCCTCGGCTTCGCCGCCACCAAGAGCTACCGCGAACAGCTCGATCGGCTGGAGCAGGCCGGCGAGACCGAGGACGCGGTGGTGGTCGTGGAGGGCACCCTGGCCGGCCACGTGGTGGTGGCCGCGATCATGAACTTCGACTTCCTCGCCGCCAGCATGGGCAGCGTGGTGGGCGAGAAGCTGCGCCTCGGCGCGGAGCGGGCCCTCGAGAAGGGTTGCGCCTACCTGATCGTGAGCTGCAGCGGCGGGGCGCGAATGCAGGAGGGCACCCTGTCCCTGATGCAGATGGCCAAGGTGAGCGCCGCCCTGGCCAAGCTCGACAAGGCGGGCCTGCCCTACCTCAGCATCCTCACCGATCCCACCACCGGCGGCGTCAGCGCCAGCTACGCCATGCTGGGCGACCTGAACATCGCCGAGCCTAAGGCGCTCATCGGGTTCGCGGGGCCGCGCGTCATCGAGCAGACCATCAAGCAGAGCCTGCCCGAGGGTTTCCAGCGCTCCGAGTTCCTCCAGGCCCACGGGATGGTGGACAAGGTGGTCACCCGCGATCACCTGAAGGATTTCATCGCCGCCTGCCTCGCGTGGATGGGCCCCGCCCCCCGCGACTGA
- the upp gene encoding uracil phosphoribosyltransferase: protein MTIHVIDHPLVHHKLSLIRDRKTPGSLFRALIEEVGLILAVEATRDLPVESVVVETPLERTGTLRLKSLDPVLVPVLRAGLGLLPSFLQLLPTAKVGHLGLYRDHDSLVPVPYYRNFPPLLEARPVFVLDPMLATGGSASEAIRQLKAAGAINLTLVALLASPEGIERLRADHPDLRLVVGAVDRQLNDKGYILPGLGDAGDRLFGTA from the coding sequence ATGACGATCCACGTAATCGATCACCCGCTGGTCCACCACAAGCTGTCGCTCATCCGCGACCGCAAGACGCCCGGAAGCCTGTTCCGCGCGCTCATCGAGGAGGTCGGCCTGATCCTCGCGGTGGAGGCGACGCGCGACCTGCCGGTGGAATCCGTGGTGGTGGAGACGCCGCTGGAGCGCACGGGAACGCTTCGCCTGAAGTCGCTGGATCCCGTGCTGGTGCCGGTTCTCCGCGCGGGCCTCGGCCTGCTGCCCTCCTTCCTCCAGCTCCTGCCCACCGCGAAGGTCGGCCACCTCGGGCTCTACCGCGACCACGATTCGCTGGTGCCCGTGCCCTACTACCGCAACTTCCCGCCCCTCCTGGAGGCGCGGCCCGTCTTCGTCCTCGACCCCATGCTCGCGACCGGCGGCAGCGCGTCCGAAGCCATCCGGCAGTTGAAGGCCGCGGGCGCGATCAACCTCACCCTCGTCGCCCTGCTCGCCTCGCCCGAAGGCATCGAGCGCTTGCGCGCGGACCATCCCGACCTCCGCCTCGTGGTGGGCGCGGTGGATCGCCAGCTCAACGACAAGGGCTACATCCTGCCCGGCCTCGGTGACGCGGGCGACCGCTTGTTCGGAACGGCCTGA